The following coding sequences are from one Streptomyces sp. NBC_00536 window:
- a CDS encoding WD40/YVTN/BNR-like repeat-containing protein codes for MRLLAVGMCAAALVGVLAAPAQARPSALPGPGPAADLASGSVAGLGWALKPTGTDARFRGLAAVDRSTAWVSGSHGTVLRTVDGGRSWGDVSPPGAAGLELRDIEAFDARRALALSIGEGPDSRVWRTEDGGASWTETFRNPDPRAFYDCMTFFDPAHGLAVSDPVDGKFRILSTADGGRSWRVLPNAGMPDALPGEAGFAASGQCLVSAGRNDVWLATGGGANARVLHSADRGLTWSAADSTVPAGDPAKGVFGLAFRDRGHGLAVGGDYRTGEASPRAGAVSADAGRTWRPAGAPPPAYRSGVAWVPYTGVVALAVGPTGTDLTLDAGRNWRPLATGSFDTVACTADLTCWAAGEKGRVARLEVGAGE; via the coding sequence GGCGCGGCCCTCCGCCTTACCCGGCCCCGGTCCCGCCGCGGACCTCGCGTCCGGTTCCGTCGCCGGGCTCGGCTGGGCCCTCAAGCCCACCGGTACGGACGCGCGCTTCCGCGGGCTGGCGGCGGTGGACCGCTCGACGGCCTGGGTCTCCGGATCCCACGGCACGGTGCTGCGCACCGTGGACGGCGGGCGCAGCTGGGGCGACGTCTCACCGCCCGGCGCCGCCGGACTGGAGCTGCGCGACATCGAGGCCTTCGACGCGCGGCGCGCGCTCGCCCTGTCGATCGGCGAGGGCCCGGACTCCCGGGTCTGGCGGACCGAGGACGGCGGGGCGAGCTGGACCGAGACCTTCCGCAACCCGGACCCGCGGGCCTTCTACGACTGCATGACCTTCTTCGACCCCGCCCACGGGCTGGCCGTCAGCGACCCGGTGGACGGGAAGTTCCGGATCCTGTCCACGGCGGACGGCGGCCGCAGCTGGCGGGTGCTGCCCAATGCCGGGATGCCGGACGCGCTGCCCGGCGAGGCCGGGTTCGCCGCGAGCGGGCAGTGCCTGGTCAGCGCGGGCCGGAACGACGTCTGGCTGGCCACCGGGGGCGGTGCGAACGCCCGCGTGCTGCACTCCGCGGACCGGGGGCTGACCTGGAGCGCGGCCGATTCCACCGTTCCGGCGGGCGATCCCGCGAAGGGGGTCTTCGGCCTGGCCTTCCGCGACCGCGGGCACGGCCTGGCGGTGGGCGGCGACTACCGGACCGGCGAGGCGTCCCCGCGGGCCGGGGCGGTCTCCGCCGACGCGGGCCGTACCTGGCGTCCGGCGGGCGCGCCGCCGCCCGCCTACCGCTCGGGGGTGGCCTGGGTCCCGTACACCGGGGTGGTGGCCCTCGCGGTCGGACCGACCGGTACGGACCTCACCCTCGACGCGGGCCGCAACTGGCGGCCGCTGGCCACGGGTTCCTTCGACACGGTCGCCTGCACCGCGGACCTGACGTGCTGGGCCGCGGGTGAGAAGGGCCGGGTGGCCCGGCTGGAAGTGGGCGCGGGGGAGTAG
- a CDS encoding MmcQ/YjbR family DNA-binding protein, translating to MKAAVRKWEAVREFALGLPEAVEEHPWGPDSCVVKINKKIFLFLGSADGPEPPGLSVKLKDEALHGHAMTAPGAAPTGYGLGRSGWVTVPLGEKGSPDAEVVCEWVEESYRTVALKRHVKALDDRSAGEG from the coding sequence ATGAAGGCTGCGGTGCGCAAGTGGGAGGCCGTACGGGAGTTCGCCCTCGGGCTGCCCGAGGCGGTGGAGGAGCACCCGTGGGGCCCGGACAGCTGCGTGGTCAAGATCAACAAGAAGATCTTCCTCTTCCTGGGCAGTGCCGACGGCCCCGAGCCGCCCGGTCTGTCGGTCAAGCTCAAGGACGAGGCGCTGCACGGCCACGCGATGACCGCGCCGGGCGCCGCCCCCACCGGGTACGGCCTGGGCCGCTCGGGCTGGGTCACCGTACCGCTGGGGGAGAAGGGGTCGCCGGACGCCGAGGTGGTGTGCGAGTGGGTGGAGGAGAGCTACCGGACCGTGGCCCTCAAGCGGCATGTGAAGGCGCTCGACGACCGCTCCGCCGGTGAGGGGTAG
- a CDS encoding YciI family protein — MFVMELSYTAPIEAVEDHMDAHIAWLDGYYASGVFLASGRKVPREGGVILAGGVSRAEIEKIAAEDPFAVAGVCAYRIIEFIATKTSTDLATVREAPLA, encoded by the coding sequence ATGTTCGTAATGGAGTTGAGCTACACCGCGCCCATCGAAGCCGTCGAAGACCACATGGACGCCCACATCGCCTGGCTGGACGGCTACTACGCCTCCGGCGTCTTCCTCGCCTCGGGCCGCAAGGTGCCGCGCGAGGGGGGCGTGATCCTGGCCGGCGGCGTCTCCCGCGCCGAGATCGAGAAGATCGCCGCCGAGGATCCCTTCGCGGTGGCGGGCGTCTGCGCCTACCGGATCATCGAGTTCATCGCGACGAAGACCTCGACCGACCTGGCCACGGTCCGCGAGGCACCGCTCGCGTAG
- a CDS encoding maltokinase N-terminal cap-like domain-containing protein, whose product MAIIYDTTMNPGKLDLLAAWLPGRPWYVATGQAPVPVKAGGFRLDDPEGEVGIEFMVVTDTSGGRQVAYHVPVTYRGAPLEGAAAGLIGTSEHGVLGRRWVYDAAHDPVFVDRLLALFRGDAKPQHQSASDTPEPGVAVRYEGPQVAGVPATELPEVTEDARGTEILLPGGARLGLTRTPAEAADAPSGVLAQWMTPDGATHRGVFASLSFGPPARDADAGA is encoded by the coding sequence ATGGCGATCATTTACGACACCACCATGAACCCCGGGAAACTGGATCTTCTCGCCGCCTGGCTGCCCGGGCGGCCCTGGTACGTCGCGACGGGGCAGGCTCCCGTGCCGGTCAAGGCGGGCGGTTTCCGGCTCGACGACCCGGAGGGCGAGGTGGGCATCGAGTTCATGGTGGTCACCGACACCTCGGGCGGGCGGCAGGTGGCCTACCACGTGCCGGTCACCTATCGCGGGGCGCCGCTCGAAGGCGCCGCGGCGGGCCTGATCGGCACGTCGGAGCACGGGGTGCTGGGGCGCCGCTGGGTCTACGACGCCGCGCACGACCCGGTCTTCGTCGACCGGCTGCTCGCGCTGTTCCGGGGCGACGCGAAGCCGCAGCACCAGAGCGCGAGCGACACGCCCGAGCCCGGCGTCGCCGTGCGGTACGAGGGCCCGCAGGTCGCGGGGGTCCCCGCGACGGAGCTGCCGGAGGTCACCGAGGACGCGCGGGGTACGGAGATCCTGCTTCCGGGCGGGGCCCGGCTCGGGCTGACGCGCACGCCGGCCGAGGCCGCCGACGCCCCGTCCGGGGTGCTCGCGCAGTGGATGACGCCGGACGGCGCCACGCACCGGGGGGTGTTCGCCTCGTTGTCCTTCGGGCCCCCGGCACGCGACGCCGACGCCGGCGCGTGA
- a CDS encoding acyl-CoA dehydrogenase family protein: MKRRIFEPEHETFRESVRTFLSKEVLPHYEQWEKEGIVSREAWRAAGRQGLLGLAVPEEYGGGGNPDFRYAAVIAEEFTRAGAAGLAIGLHNDIIGPYLTSLATDEQKRRWLPGFCSGETITAIAMTEPGAGSDLQGIRTSAEDRGDHWVLNGSKTFISNGILADLVIVVAKTTPEGGAHGLSLLVVERGTEGFERGRNLDKIGQKAQDTAELFFHDVRVPKENLLGELNGAFVHLMTNLAQERMGIAMAGIAAAEHLLEITTTYVKEREAFGRPLAKLQHIRFEIAEMATECAVTRTFLDRCIVDHANGELDAVHASMAKWWATELQKRVADRCLQLHGGYGYMSEYRVARAFVDGRIQTIYGGTTEIMKEIIGRSLLG; encoded by the coding sequence GTGAAGCGCCGGATCTTCGAGCCCGAGCACGAGACGTTCCGCGAGAGCGTGCGCACCTTCCTCAGCAAAGAGGTGCTGCCGCACTACGAGCAGTGGGAGAAGGAGGGCATCGTCAGCCGCGAGGCGTGGCGGGCCGCGGGACGCCAGGGGCTGCTGGGCCTCGCCGTCCCGGAGGAGTACGGCGGCGGCGGGAACCCCGACTTCCGCTACGCGGCGGTCATCGCCGAGGAGTTCACCCGGGCGGGCGCCGCCGGGCTGGCCATCGGCCTGCACAACGACATCATCGGCCCCTACCTGACCTCGCTCGCCACCGACGAGCAGAAGCGGCGCTGGCTGCCCGGATTCTGCTCGGGCGAGACCATCACGGCCATCGCGATGACCGAACCGGGCGCGGGCTCGGACCTCCAGGGCATCCGGACCAGCGCCGAGGACCGCGGTGACCACTGGGTGCTGAACGGCTCCAAGACCTTCATCTCCAACGGCATCCTGGCCGACCTGGTGATCGTCGTCGCCAAGACCACCCCGGAGGGCGGGGCGCACGGCCTGTCGCTGCTGGTGGTGGAGCGCGGCACCGAGGGCTTCGAGCGCGGCCGCAACCTCGACAAGATCGGCCAGAAGGCCCAGGACACCGCCGAGCTGTTCTTCCACGACGTACGCGTCCCCAAGGAGAACCTGCTCGGCGAGCTGAACGGCGCCTTCGTCCACCTGATGACCAATCTCGCCCAGGAGCGGATGGGCATCGCGATGGCGGGCATCGCCGCCGCCGAACACCTGCTGGAGATCACCACCACGTACGTCAAGGAGCGCGAGGCCTTCGGGCGGCCGCTCGCCAAGCTCCAGCACATCCGCTTCGAGATCGCGGAGATGGCCACCGAGTGCGCCGTCACCCGCACCTTCCTCGACCGGTGCATCGTCGACCACGCGAACGGGGAGCTGGACGCCGTCCACGCCTCGATGGCCAAGTGGTGGGCGACCGAACTGCAGAAGCGGGTCGCCGACCGCTGCCTGCAACTGCACGGCGGATACGGCTACATGAGCGAATACCGGGTCGCGCGGGCGTTCGTCGACGGCCGCATCCAGACCATCTACGGCGGCACGACCGAGATCATGAAGGAGATCATCGGCCGTTCCCTGCTCGGCTGA
- a CDS encoding CaiB/BaiF CoA transferase family protein, which translates to MTGAADGPLAGVRVVELAGIGPGPFAAMLLADLGADVVRVDRPGGGGLAVNPAYDITNRNKRSVLLDLKSADGPARVLDLAERADVLIEGFRPGVAERLGVGPADCHARNPRLVYGRMTGWGQEGPLAHSAGHDIAYIAVTGALGMIGDPDGPPAVPANLVGDYAGGSLYLVIGVLAALQHARATGTGQVVDAAIVDGTAHLTSMIHGMMAAGGWQDRRGANLLDGGCPFYGTYETSDGGYMAVGALEQQFYDTFTDLLGIADQAPARKDLARWGELREAVAARFKTRTRQEWTEVFDGTDACVAPVLSLREAPAHPHLAARGTFTDFGGIIQPAPAPRFSATPATVRGGPALPGAHTASVARDWDVPALSERPEQSERPERSEQYEQED; encoded by the coding sequence ATGACAGGGGCCGCGGACGGCCCGCTGGCCGGAGTGCGCGTCGTCGAACTGGCGGGCATCGGCCCCGGGCCGTTCGCCGCCATGCTCCTCGCCGACCTGGGCGCGGACGTCGTCCGCGTGGACCGGCCCGGCGGGGGCGGACTGGCCGTCAACCCGGCCTACGACATCACCAACCGCAACAAGCGCTCCGTCCTGCTGGACCTCAAGTCCGCCGACGGCCCCGCCCGGGTCCTCGACCTGGCCGAGCGGGCCGACGTACTCATCGAGGGGTTCCGCCCCGGGGTCGCCGAGCGTCTCGGCGTCGGCCCGGCCGACTGCCACGCCCGCAACCCGCGGCTGGTCTACGGCCGGATGACCGGCTGGGGCCAGGAAGGCCCGCTCGCCCACAGCGCCGGACACGACATCGCCTACATCGCGGTCACCGGCGCCCTCGGCATGATCGGCGACCCGGACGGGCCGCCCGCGGTCCCCGCCAACCTCGTCGGCGACTACGCGGGCGGCTCCCTCTACCTCGTCATCGGAGTCCTCGCCGCCCTCCAGCACGCGCGCGCCACCGGGACCGGCCAGGTCGTCGACGCGGCCATCGTCGACGGCACCGCGCACCTCACGTCGATGATCCACGGCATGATGGCGGCCGGCGGCTGGCAGGACCGGCGCGGGGCCAACCTGCTCGACGGAGGCTGCCCCTTCTACGGGACCTACGAGACCTCCGACGGCGGGTACATGGCGGTCGGGGCGCTGGAGCAGCAGTTCTACGACACCTTCACCGACCTGCTCGGCATCGCGGACCAGGCACCCGCCCGCAAGGACCTGGCCCGCTGGGGCGAGCTGAGGGAGGCCGTCGCCGCCCGCTTCAAGACCCGTACCCGCCAGGAGTGGACGGAGGTCTTCGACGGTACGGACGCCTGCGTGGCCCCCGTGCTGTCGCTGCGCGAGGCCCCGGCGCACCCGCACCTCGCCGCCCGCGGCACCTTCACCGACTTCGGCGGGATCATCCAGCCCGCCCCCGCACCCCGTTTCTCCGCCACCCCGGCCACCGTGCGCGGCGGCCCCGCCCTGCCGGGGGCGCACACCGCATCCGTGGCCCGCGACTGGGACGTCCCGGCCCTGTCCGAGCGGCCCGAGCAGTCCGAGCGGCCCGAGCGGTCCGAGCAGTACGAGCAGGAGGACTGA
- a CDS encoding endonuclease V, whose protein sequence is MTSVKTPADEAEARAIQDELRHQVVLDEAGPPVGQGRVTGVDVAYDDERDLVAAAAVVLDARTLEVVEEATAVGHVSFPYVPGLLAFRELPTVLAALDALTSPPGLVVCDGYGLAHPRGFGLACHLGVVTGLATIGVAKNPFTFTYEEPGARRGDASPLRAPDGTEVGRALRTQDGIKPVYVSVGHRVSLDNAAAHTLALSPRFRIPETTRHADALCRRALREAR, encoded by the coding sequence ATGACGAGTGTGAAGACCCCCGCAGATGAGGCCGAGGCCCGGGCGATACAGGACGAACTGCGCCACCAGGTCGTGCTCGACGAGGCCGGACCGCCGGTCGGGCAGGGCCGGGTGACCGGTGTCGACGTGGCGTACGACGACGAGCGCGACCTGGTCGCCGCCGCGGCCGTCGTCCTCGACGCGCGCACCCTGGAGGTCGTCGAGGAGGCGACCGCCGTGGGGCACGTGAGCTTCCCGTACGTACCGGGCCTGCTCGCCTTCCGTGAACTGCCCACCGTGCTGGCCGCCCTGGACGCGCTGACCTCGCCGCCCGGGCTCGTCGTCTGCGACGGCTACGGCCTCGCGCACCCCCGCGGCTTCGGGCTCGCCTGCCACCTCGGGGTGGTCACCGGGCTGGCGACCATCGGCGTCGCGAAGAATCCGTTCACCTTCACCTACGAGGAACCGGGCGCCCGGCGGGGAGACGCCTCCCCCCTCCGCGCTCCCGACGGCACCGAGGTCGGCCGGGCGCTGCGCACCCAGGACGGGATCAAGCCGGTGTACGTGTCCGTGGGCCACCGGGTCTCCCTCGACAACGCGGCCGCGCACACCCTCGCCCTGAGCCCGCGCTTCCGGATCCCCGAGACCACCCGGCACGCCGACGCCCTCTGCCGACGGGCCCTGCGCGAGGCCCGCTGA
- a CDS encoding saccharopine dehydrogenase family protein, whose protein sequence is MNSLNTRHNTPERAYDVVLFGATGFVGALTAEYLAAHAPAGFRWALAGRDRAKLERLRERLAAVHPGCAELPLLTADAADPRQVRELAAATRVLATTVGPYVRYGGELVAACAGSGTDYLDLTGEPEFVDRMYVEHDARARESGARIVHACGFDSIPADLGAYFTVRQLPEGVPLTVDGFLRTHATFSGGTLASALGAFGRGPQTLAAARARRLHEPRLLGRRARGPVGVPRYSRETGTWALPLPTLDPAVVARSAAALERYGPDFRYRHYASVRHLPVAVAGAGAVGATVALAQVPAVRRLLSGLWEPGQGPDAERRARSWFTVRFVGEGGGRRVFTEVAGGDPGYGETAKMLGEAALCLAYDRLPAVSGQVTTAVAMGDALLERLQKAGIRFRVVDERAV, encoded by the coding sequence ATGAACAGCCTGAACACGAGGCACAACACACCTGAACGCGCCTATGACGTCGTCCTCTTCGGGGCGACCGGGTTCGTCGGGGCACTGACCGCCGAGTACCTCGCCGCGCACGCGCCCGCCGGATTCCGGTGGGCGCTCGCGGGCCGGGACCGCGCCAAGCTCGAACGGCTCCGCGAGCGGCTCGCCGCCGTCCACCCCGGCTGCGCGGAGCTGCCGCTGCTGACCGCGGACGCCGCCGATCCGCGGCAGGTGCGCGAACTCGCCGCGGCCACCCGGGTGCTGGCCACGACCGTGGGCCCGTACGTCCGGTACGGCGGAGAGCTGGTCGCCGCCTGCGCCGGGAGCGGCACCGACTACCTGGACCTCACCGGGGAACCGGAGTTCGTGGACCGGATGTACGTCGAGCACGACGCGCGGGCCCGGGAGAGCGGGGCGCGGATCGTGCACGCCTGCGGCTTCGATTCCATCCCCGCCGACCTCGGCGCGTACTTCACCGTCCGGCAGCTGCCCGAGGGCGTCCCGCTGACCGTGGACGGTTTCCTGCGCACGCACGCCACCTTCTCCGGCGGCACCCTGGCCTCGGCGCTCGGCGCCTTCGGGCGCGGGCCGCAGACCCTGGCCGCGGCGCGGGCGCGCCGGCTGCACGAACCCCGGCTGCTGGGCCGCCGGGCCCGGGGTCCCGTCGGGGTCCCCCGCTACAGCCGGGAGACCGGGACCTGGGCACTGCCGCTGCCCACCCTGGACCCCGCGGTGGTGGCCCGTTCGGCGGCCGCGCTGGAGCGCTACGGTCCGGACTTCCGCTACCGGCACTACGCCTCCGTGCGGCACCTGCCGGTCGCGGTGGCCGGTGCGGGGGCGGTCGGCGCGACGGTCGCCCTGGCCCAGGTCCCGGCCGTACGGCGGCTGCTGTCCGGCCTGTGGGAGCCGGGGCAGGGACCGGACGCGGAGCGCAGGGCGCGCAGCTGGTTCACGGTCCGCTTCGTGGGCGAGGGCGGCGGGCGCCGGGTGTTCACGGAGGTCGCGGGCGGCGATCCCGGGTACGGGGAGACGGCGAAGATGCTCGGCGAGGCGGCGCTCTGCCTGGCGTACGACCGGCTCCCGGCGGTCTCGGGGCAGGTGACCACGGCGGTCGCGATGGGGGACGCGCTGCTGGAGCGGCTCCAGAAGGCGGGGATCCGCTTCCGGGTGGTGGACGAGCGCGCGGTGTGA
- a CDS encoding acetyl-CoA C-acetyltransferase translates to MSTEAYVYDAIRTPRGRGKANGALHGTKPIDLVVGLIHALRERNPGLDPATIDDIVLGVVGPVGDQGSDIARIAAIAAGLPDTVAGVQENRFCASGLEAVNMAAAKVRSGWEDLVLAGGVESMSRVPMASDGGAWFNDPMTNWDVNFVPQGIGADLIATIEGFSRRDVDEYAALSQERAAAAIKDGRFAKSVVPVTDRNGLVVLDHDEFVRPGTTADTLARLKPSFADIGDLGGFDAVALQKYHWVEKIDHVHHAGNSSGIVDGASLVAIGSREAGERNGLAPRARIVSAAVSGSEPTIMLTGPAPATRKALAKAGLTIDDIDLIEINEAFAGVVLRFVKDMGVSLDKVNVNGGAIALGHPLGATGAMILGTVIDELERQDKRYGLVTLCVGGGMGVATVVERL, encoded by the coding sequence GTGAGCACCGAAGCGTACGTGTACGACGCGATCCGCACCCCGCGCGGCCGCGGCAAGGCCAACGGGGCCCTGCACGGCACCAAGCCGATCGACCTCGTCGTCGGCCTCATCCACGCCCTGCGCGAGCGCAACCCCGGTCTGGACCCGGCCACCATCGACGACATCGTGCTCGGCGTCGTGGGCCCCGTCGGCGACCAGGGCTCCGACATCGCGCGGATCGCGGCGATCGCCGCCGGACTGCCGGACACCGTGGCCGGCGTACAGGAGAACCGCTTCTGTGCCTCCGGCCTGGAAGCCGTCAACATGGCCGCCGCCAAGGTCCGTTCCGGCTGGGAGGACCTGGTCCTCGCGGGCGGCGTGGAGTCCATGTCCCGCGTCCCGATGGCCTCGGACGGCGGCGCCTGGTTCAACGACCCGATGACGAACTGGGACGTCAACTTCGTCCCGCAGGGCATCGGCGCCGACCTGATCGCCACCATCGAGGGCTTCTCCCGGCGGGACGTCGACGAATACGCGGCCCTGTCCCAGGAGCGCGCCGCCGCGGCCATCAAGGACGGCCGCTTCGCGAAGTCCGTGGTCCCGGTCACCGACCGCAACGGCCTGGTCGTCCTGGACCACGACGAGTTCGTCCGCCCCGGCACCACCGCCGACACCCTGGCCCGGCTGAAGCCGTCCTTCGCGGACATCGGCGACCTCGGCGGGTTCGACGCCGTCGCGCTGCAGAAGTACCACTGGGTCGAGAAGATCGACCACGTCCACCACGCGGGCAACTCCTCCGGCATCGTCGACGGCGCCTCGCTCGTCGCGATCGGCTCCCGCGAGGCGGGGGAGCGCAACGGCCTCGCGCCGCGCGCCCGGATCGTCTCGGCCGCCGTCTCCGGCTCCGAGCCCACCATCATGCTCACCGGCCCCGCCCCGGCCACCCGCAAGGCCCTCGCCAAGGCGGGCCTGACCATCGACGACATCGACCTCATCGAGATCAACGAGGCCTTCGCGGGCGTCGTCCTGCGCTTCGTCAAGGACATGGGCGTCTCCCTCGACAAGGTCAACGTCAACGGCGGCGCCATCGCGCTGGGCCACCCGCTCGGTGCCACCGGCGCGATGATCCTGGGCACCGTCATCGACGAACTGGAGCGCCAGGACAAGCGCTACGGGCTCGTCACCCTCTGCGTCGGCGGCGGCATGGGCGTCGCCACCGTCGTCGAGCGCCTCTGA
- a CDS encoding 3-hydroxyacyl-CoA dehydrogenase NAD-binding domain-containing protein yields the protein MSESTTIRWEQDETGVVTLVLDDPNQSANTMNQAFKDSIAAIADRAEAEKDSIRGIVFTSAKKTFFAGGDLKEMIRLRPEDARLAFDTGTAIKASLRRIETLGKPVVAAINGAALGGGYEIALACHHRVALDAPGSKIGLPEVTLGLLPAGGGVTRTVRLMGIADALLKVLLQGTQYTPQRALDNGLVHELAATREEMLAKAHAFIDANPASQQPWDVPGYRIPGGTPSNPRFAANLPAFPANLKKQLNGAPYPAPRNILACAVEGSQVDFETALTIEARYFTELVTGQTAKNMIQAFFFDLQAVNSGASRPQGIAPRPVRKVAVLGAGMMGAGIAYSCARAGIEVVLKDVTAEAAAKGKAYSEKILDKALSRGRTTEAKRAGLLARITPTADPADLAGCDAVIEAVFEDTALKHKVFQEIQDVIEPDALLCSNTSTLPITGLAEGVSRPVDFIGLHFFSPVDKMPLVEIIKGERTGDEALARAFDLVRQINKTPIVVNDSRGFFTSRVIGQFINEGVAMVGEGIEPASVEQAAAQAGYPAKVLSLMDELTLTLPRKIRNETRKAFEEAGRGWAAHPADTVIDRMVDEFGRPGRSGGAGFYDYDEAGKRAGIWPGLREHFTKPGTEIPFVDMKERMLFSEAIDTVRLFEEGVLTSVADANIGSIMGIGFPAWTGGVIQYINGYEGGLPGFVARAHELAAAYGERFAPPALLVEKAGRGETFTD from the coding sequence ATGAGCGAGTCCACCACGATCCGCTGGGAACAGGACGAGACCGGCGTCGTCACCCTGGTCCTCGACGACCCCAACCAGTCCGCCAACACGATGAACCAGGCCTTCAAGGACTCCATCGCGGCGATCGCCGACCGCGCCGAGGCCGAGAAGGACTCCATCCGGGGCATCGTCTTCACCTCCGCCAAGAAGACCTTCTTCGCGGGCGGCGACCTCAAGGAAATGATCCGGCTCCGCCCCGAGGACGCCCGGCTCGCCTTCGACACCGGCACCGCCATCAAGGCCTCCCTGCGCCGGATCGAGACCCTCGGCAAGCCCGTGGTCGCCGCCATCAACGGCGCAGCCCTCGGCGGCGGTTACGAGATCGCGCTCGCCTGCCACCACCGCGTCGCCCTCGACGCCCCCGGCTCCAAGATCGGTCTGCCCGAGGTCACCCTCGGCCTGCTCCCGGCCGGCGGCGGCGTCACCCGCACCGTCCGTCTCATGGGCATCGCCGACGCCCTCCTCAAGGTGCTGCTCCAGGGCACCCAGTACACCCCGCAGCGCGCCCTGGACAACGGCCTGGTCCACGAACTGGCCGCCACCCGCGAGGAGATGCTCGCCAAGGCGCACGCCTTCATCGACGCCAACCCGGCCTCGCAGCAGCCCTGGGACGTCCCCGGCTACCGCATCCCGGGCGGTACGCCGTCCAACCCCCGGTTCGCCGCCAACCTCCCGGCGTTCCCGGCCAACCTGAAGAAGCAGCTGAACGGGGCCCCGTACCCGGCTCCCCGCAACATCCTGGCCTGCGCCGTCGAGGGGTCCCAGGTCGACTTCGAGACCGCGCTGACCATCGAGGCCCGCTACTTCACCGAGCTGGTCACCGGGCAGACCGCCAAGAACATGATCCAGGCGTTCTTCTTCGACCTCCAGGCCGTCAACTCCGGCGCCAGCCGCCCCCAGGGCATCGCGCCCCGCCCGGTACGCAAGGTCGCCGTCCTCGGCGCGGGCATGATGGGCGCGGGCATCGCGTACTCCTGCGCCCGCGCGGGCATCGAGGTCGTCCTCAAGGACGTCACCGCCGAGGCCGCAGCCAAGGGCAAGGCCTACTCCGAGAAGATCCTCGACAAGGCGCTGTCCCGCGGCCGGACCACCGAGGCCAAGCGGGCCGGGCTGCTCGCCCGGATCACCCCCACCGCGGACCCCGCCGACCTGGCGGGCTGTGACGCCGTCATCGAGGCCGTCTTCGAGGACACCGCCCTCAAGCACAAGGTGTTCCAGGAGATCCAGGACGTCATCGAGCCCGACGCGCTGCTCTGCTCCAACACCTCCACCCTGCCCATCACCGGCCTGGCCGAAGGGGTTTCGCGCCCCGTCGACTTCATCGGCCTGCACTTCTTCTCGCCCGTCGACAAGATGCCGCTGGTCGAGATCATCAAGGGCGAGCGCACCGGTGACGAGGCGCTGGCCCGCGCCTTCGACCTGGTCCGCCAGATCAACAAGACCCCGATCGTGGTCAACGACTCGCGCGGCTTCTTCACCTCGCGGGTGATCGGCCAGTTCATCAACGAAGGCGTCGCGATGGTCGGCGAGGGCATCGAGCCCGCCTCCGTCGAGCAGGCGGCCGCCCAGGCCGGTTACCCGGCCAAGGTGCTCTCCCTGATGGACGAGCTGACCCTGACCCTGCCCCGCAAGATCCGCAACGAGACCCGCAAGGCCTTCGAGGAGGCCGGGCGCGGCTGGGCGGCGCACCCCGCGGACACCGTCATCGACCGGATGGTGGACGAGTTCGGCCGCCCCGGCCGCAGCGGCGGCGCGGGCTTCTACGACTACGACGAGGCGGGCAAGCGCGCCGGGATCTGGCCGGGCCTGCGCGAGCACTTCACGAAGCCGGGCACGGAGATCCCCTTCGTCGACATGAAGGAGCGGATGCTCTTCTCCGAGGCCATCGACACCGTCCGGCTCTTCGAGGAGGGCGTGCTGACCTCGGTCGCCGACGCCAACATCGGCTCCATCATGGGCATCGGCTTCCCGGCCTGGACCGGTGGCGTGATCCAGTACATCAACGGCTACGAGGGCGGGCTGCCCGGCTTCGTGGCCCGCGCGCACGAGCTGGCCGCGGCCTACGGCGAGCGGTTCGCCCCGCCGGCCCTCCTTGTGGAGAAGGCCGGGCGCGGCGAAACCTTCACCGACTGA